One Hordeum vulgare subsp. vulgare chromosome 4H, MorexV3_pseudomolecules_assembly, whole genome shotgun sequence DNA window includes the following coding sequences:
- the LOC123449796 gene encoding monosaccharide-sensing protein 2-like — MEDLTCPLVRDSEANLHAKLAPSGPGSGLQQACKKLRDWMTVDRAVLVAFMASIGNLLQGWDNASIAGAMFYIKEEFKLDSMPMIEGCIMAMALFGATIITTLSGMLSDKFGRWMMLLTSAVLSFVSALLVIFWSQHVYMLLSARLIQGFSIGLAVTLVPLYIVETAPSDMRGKLSTFPQLSGSVGMFLSYCMVFWMSMLPKTPSWLVSQGRVDEAKKVLQKLRKKEDVSGEMASLLEGTKVGDTPSMEEYLISTNENMLREKLIGNDEIIKLYGLPEDLHCVAYPLKRTNTEESGIGRPISRGASFYDPLVNIIGSMHGLPEVAHGIFNELEQQGPIEADEENQEETKEHELEQNIDDLYDGEHDYLIQPKPTNINDLVVCRKSGHIGGGWQLAWKMSSGYRPNGQMEGGMERVYLHEGGVPSSENLLDAQIDGNFIQATALVNKSVFHKSGHNIGIHSPNQDYRSTTWKDLLEPGVKRALVVGVGIQVLQQFAGINGILYYTPQILEQAGVGVLLSKFGISSSSVSILMSALTTLLMLPFICIAMWLMDRTGRRRILLVTIPILVVSLVVLVTVNIVNLSAELHALLSTMSVGIYFCIFVMGFGPIPNIFCSEIFPNKVRAICLAICSLIFWICDIIVTYTLPVLLRYIGLAGVFGVYAIVCVLAFIFVCLKVPETKNIPIEVIAEFYALGGSGTQIIQEKQKENSEKL; from the exons ATGGAAGATTTAACATGTCCTCTTGTGAGAGATTCAGAGGCTAATCTTCATGCCAAGCTCGCTCCCTCCGGCCCCGGATCTGGACTACAGCAAG CGTGTAAGAAGTTGCGTGACTGGATGACCGTTGATCGTGCGGTACTCGTCGCGTTCATGGCATCCATCGGCAACCTGCTCCAAGGCTGGGATAATGCGAGTATTGCag GTGCTATGTTTTACATAAAGGAGGAATTTAAACTAGATAGCATGCCAATGATTGAGGGGTGTATTATGGCCATGGCACTTTTTGGGGCAACGATAATCACGACACTTTCTGGAATGCTatctgataaatttggtaggtggATGATGCTACTTACCTCGGCGGTATTGTCCTTTGTTAGTGCACTATTGGTCATATTTTGGTCCCAACATGTGTATATGCTTCTATCCGCGAGACTTATTCAAGGATTTAGTATTGGCTTGGCAGTCACACTTGTGCCATTATATATAGTTGAGACCGCGCCTTCTGATATGAGAGGAAAATTAAGCACATTTCCCCAGCTAAGTGGTTCCGTTGGTATGTTCTTATCTTACTGCATGGTGTTTTGGATGTCCATGCTGCCAAAG ACTCCGAGTTGGCTTGTGAGCCAAGGAAGGGTGGATGAAGCAAAGAAGGTTTTACAAAAACTACGAAAAAAGGAAGATGTCTCAG GTGAAATGGCAAGTCTTTTGGAGGGCACAAAAGTTGGTGACACTCCGTCTATGGAGGAGTACCTAATTAGCACTAACGAAAACATGTTAAGGGAAAAATTGATTGGCAATGATGAAATAATAAAATTATATGGACTTCCAGAAGATTTGCATTGTGTTGCCTATCCACTGAAGAGAACAAACACAGAAGAAAGTGGTATTGGTCGTCCTATAAGTCGTGGAGCATCGTTCTATGACCCGCTTGTCAACATTATTGGGAGTATGCACGGGCTCCCTGAG GTGGCCCACGGCATATTCAATGAATTGGAACAACAAGGTCCAATTGAAGCGGACGAAGAGAATCAGGAAGAGACCAAAGAACACGAGCTAGAACAGAACATCGATGATCTCTATGATGGTGAGCATGATTATCTTATTCAACCAAAACCTACGAATATAAATGATTTGGTGGTATGTCGCAAAAGCGGCCACATTGGTGGAGGATGGCAATTGGCTTGGAAAATGTCATCAGGATATCGTCCAAATGGGCAAATGGAAGGTGGCATGGAACGAGTATATTTACATGAAGGAGGTGTGCCAAGTTCTGAAAATCTATTGGATGCTCAAATAGATGGGAATTTCATTCAAGCAACTGCTTTGGTCAACAAATCTGTTTTTCACAAGTCTGGACACAATATTGGTATTCATTCACCTAATCAAGATTATAGAAGTACAACATGGAAGGATCTATTAGAACCTGGTGTAAAACGTGCGCTGGTTGTGGGTGTTGGAATACAAGTACTTCAACAG TTTGCTGGAATCAATGGCATTCTTTATTACACCCCTCAAATACTTGAGCAAGCAGGTGTAGGGGTTCTTCTCTCCAAGTTTGGCATTAGCTCTTCTTCAGTGTCCATTCTTATGAGCGCTCTTACAACTTTATTGATGCTTCCTTTTATTTGCATCGCCATGTGGCTTATGGATCGCACAGGAAGAAG ACGGATACTACTTGTGACAATACCCATCTTGGTAGTCTCCCTTGTTGTTTTGGTAACCGTCAACATTGTGAATCTGAGTGCTGAACTACATGCACTACTCTCAACAATGAGTGTTGGAATATATTTCTGCATATTTGTCATGGGTTTTGGTCCAATACCAAATATATTCTGCTCAgagattttccccaacaaagttcGTGCTATTTGCTTGGCCATATGTAGCCTAATCTTTTGGATTTGTGACATCATTGTGACATATACCCTCCCTGTATTGTTGAGGTATATAGGTCTGGCGGGTGTTTTCGGAGTTTATGCTATTGTTTGTGTGTTGGCTTTTATTTTCGTCTGTCTAAAGGTTCCGGAAACAAAGAATATACCTATTGAGGTCATAGCAGAGTTCTATGCACTTGGAGGGTCAGGTACCCAAATCATTCAAGAGAAGCAGAAAGAGAATTCAGAGAAATTATGA